The sequence ACCACGCAAAAAAAATCTATCAATGTTGGTAAAAAATATTTGCAAAAGCAGTGATACTGAAAAGTATGTTTACGAACTGAAAGACAACAAATACATTGAAACGGTTTTTATCAAGCGGCGAGATGGTGGAACTGTTTGCGTGAGCACACAAGTCGGTTGTCCTGTTGGTTGTATTTTTTGTGAGTCCGGGCGAAATGGCTTTGTTCGTAATCTAACATCGTCAGAAATCGTACAACAGATTATATTGTTGCGTCGAAAAGTAAACCGTATCGTTTTTATGGGTATGGGAGAGCCTTTATTCAATTATGACAACTTGATAAAAGCAATCCATATTCTCCGAGATAGATATGGGCTCAACTTTCCAACCGACGGCATTACCATATCAACAGTTGGTCCGGTCGATCAATTAAAAAAATTGCGCGAGGAACATCTTAAAATTCAGTTGACAATATCTTTACACGCAGCAACACAATCTGCAAGAAATCGTATTATTCCTCACATGCGCATATATGCTATTGAAGATGTTGTTAAGCAAGCCTTATCCTATTCTGAAAGGCATAATCGCAAAATTGTCTTTGCGTATTTGCTTTTACCGGGTATAAATGACCGGCCCTCAGATGTAAGACAACTTGCAAAATGGTTTCGGGGCAAAAAAGTTATGATTAACGTGTTACAATACAACCCAACAAGCAATTCAAGAATTAAAGCACCACAGAAACGGGAAATAGTTGCATTCAAACATCAATTAGAGCAAGCAGGACTTGAAGTTACTATGAGAGTTTCTCATGGCAGAGAGATTAACGCGGCTTGTGGACAGTTAGCTAACACATATAATAAATTCAAAAAAAAATGATTAAAAGTGCCAGACGCATAGACGCAGAGCCGATAACGCATTAGGTCAAAAAACCTATGTGTTATCGGCTTTTTTATTTAATATTGCGCAAAAGCCGCTGTTCCCTATTATAGAATGGATTGCGGGTAGTGTATTAAAGTCGCCCTTTTTTAAGGATACGGCGGTATCGGGGAGGTATCGCCGTGTCCATTTTTATTTACTGTAACCCGCCTAATGCTTTGCGGTCAAAAAAAGCTATGCTCCGCAAGCGGGATATTCCGGCTATGAATGTGAACTGTCAATACATTTAGCTACTGCTTACATTTCCTTTGCGCCCGTCCGCGTCTTGCGGACGGGCGCATTTTGCTTTTTTCAACTTTTTTCTGAAAAGCGCACTCAAGAGCCATCTCCCGAACGGGTACGGAGCGAAAGGGGCAGAGAGGACAAGCCCTTAACTCCCGTCCTCTACTCCACGCGGGAAGTCCAATGGTAATAAATCAAGAGGGTGACACAAGAAAAATTTGAGTAAAACAGTATGGAAACAGCTAAGTAGGCAGCAAAAAGGCAACACCAACCAAAGCCCTGCCCCGGAGTTTTTTGAAACAGGGCCTAAACGTCAGAACGGCAAGCGATATGCTTAGCCCTCCGGCGGGATATACAGGCGGTTGTCCTTCAGCAGCCGAAAGACTAACCGAACCAGTTTTCTGGCAGTTAAAGCGAGTGCGCGTTTGTGCTGGTACTTGTTGACCTCTTTGAATTTGAGGTCATAGTAGCGCCGGAATTCGGAGTCGCATCTTCTCACAGAGTTGGCAGCTTCCAGCAGGTAGTAGCGGAGATATCGGTTGCCGGATTTAATCATTTGGGAATGCTCCGCTTCAAATTCACCGGACTGATTTTTGTGCCAGACAAGACCAGCGAACTTGGCGACAGAGGCTTGGGAATTGAAGCGGCGAATGTCGCCAATCTCGGCGATAATACCGGCGGAATAGACCTTGCCAATGCCAGGGATAGACGTCAGCGTGTTTGGGATAATTTCAAATTGCTGTTCAATAGCCTTATCCAGTACCTTGACCTGCTTTTCCAAAGCCCGCATGGAAGCAATAGAGACTGCCATCGCCTGATTTACAGAATTGTTCACAGTAACAGGCAGGCGGTAGGAATCTCTTGCAGCGGCCCGAATCGCTTTTGCTTTGGCTGCCGGATCAGCAAAGTTCCTGCCCTTTTCATCAAGGAAAGCAGTCAGTTCGTCCAGATCAGCATTCGCCAGGTCATCCACGGTCTCAAAACGCTCCATAAGCGCAATGGTAGTGGCGCTGGTATTTTGAATGTCTTTGTCCTGTGCCATACCGGAGCATTTCAGGAATAAGTAGTTGGCAAACCGCTGCTTCTCTCGGGTCAGATTTTGGATAACGTCAAATCTGGCTCTGGTGAGGGTCTTGAGCGCCTGGTAGCGGTAGTCGTCCATATAGACCTCCTTGGCAATCCTGCCGAAACGGAGATGGTCGGCAATCACAAAGGCGTCCACGAAATCGTTCTTGGGTAGGTCTGGGTAGGCTTCTTTGAACTTCCGTACCTGCTTGGGATTCAGAACATGGATCTTCCGTTGGAACCGGCCAAGGCTGCCATCCTCCCGGAGGGCATAGACAAGGCTATTCCCGTAGATGGAGGTGGCCTCCAGGCCAATCACCACATCGCTGAGCTGCATGGCCTCCAGTGCCGACACGATTCTCTCTGACAACAGTTTAGCACCGCCAAGGTTATTCTGCACGGAAAAGCTGGAGTGCTTGCTGCCGTCCGGTTTCATCAGGTAGGCCACATTGTTTCTGCTGCTCACATCAATGCCTACAAAAAGTGGATTCACAATTTTCACCTCCCCGCATGGAGATTTCAGGCCAGCAGGCTTTGAGATACCCATGATAACCGGAGCATCCGCAACCTCGCGTATCAGAATCATTCCAGAGAAGACCAATGCGATATCCCTCACTGCTGAAAGGGCGGTCTTACCTCTGGCAAACAGCCAATGAGTTTGCAGCTGACTTCCGGAACAGGGGAACGGACTTCCTTTGAAGCAGCCTTGCGGCTCAACTGGAGGTGATAGAACTTGACCCTGCTGTCCTACAGCTATTGTATCACGGGCATCTCTAAGCCTGCTGATACCTGAAACTATTAACTTTGAAACTTATTATACGAGGAGGTGAACTCTATGGAGCTATCTTCTTCCGACAAGGAAAGAATACAACATCAGTACGACGCATTAGCAAAGAAAACTTTGGTCGGCGAAGCGAAAAGCCACCGCCGCACTCTTGCGAAACGCGCAGCACGCGAAGTTACTTTTTCGGATTTGAGCGAAAGCGAACTCGCGCAGCTTTTCACAACGGACGAATACGAAAGCGATTATTTCCGTTTTCAAGTGTCCGGCTTTGATGTACTCGTCAAAAATGAACTGCTTGCCGAAGCCCTTAACGCTTTGCCCGAAAGGAAACGCGACATTATCCTTTTGTCCTACTTCTTGGATATGAGCGACGCGGAAATTGGCGAACTGCTGAATGTTGTACGCACGACGGTTTTCCGGCACAGGAAATCCGCGCTTGCGAAAATCAAACAGTATTTGGAGGGAAAAGCAGATGATGAATACCGTTAGGAAGTCTGAAAATCTGTTGCCGTTCCCTGTCATTTCCGCAGCGGCAAACGGCGACACAACCGCCATGTGCGCGATCTTGAAGCACTACGAGGGTTACATAGCGAAACTTTGTACCCGCACGCTGAAAGACGACGCGGGCAATACCTATTCCTATGTGGACGAGGAAATGCGTAACAGGCTGCAAGTGCGCCTTATTACCCGCACCCTTGCTTTTCATGTAGGATAATCTTTTAGCCCATGCGGGGAGCGTGTCCCCTTTCCACGCTTCCCGTTATGGGCTATTTGTCGTTCCGCAAAAGCATATCCGCTGTTGATGTGCTTTTGCAGGCCGACAAAGCCTATTGTTCTTTGACAAAGAAAGCGGCCTTTGGTGCGCAGCATAACAGGCAAACGGGTACATTCCGTCTGTACCGAGCCAGTCGGCGGGTACGCCATGACAGCTTTTCCCCATAGGGGAAAAGCCGAGCGAGAACTACCGCGCCGTAAAACAGGTTTAGCAGCTTGTGGGCGACGACATACAAGGCGGCACAATGATACTCCCGCGTTGAACACCCTCAAAGTATTGCGCGGCGCACCCATAAGCATGGGCCGGGGTGAAACTCCCGTGAGGTTGCAGCTAACAACCGCCCGTTTTTGCCTTTTGACGAATATAGTTTATCCATACAGGAAAAGGAGGTTTTTCTAATGGATAAAAAACAGACAATTACAACCGAACGCAAAATAGGGAAAATCACCTATCTTGTTCAAGCGTTGCCGAGTGAAAAGGCAACCGATACAATCCATAAAAAGATTGAGAAACTCATTGTAAAGGATTTGCAGAAAAAGCCCGGAAATCCGGGATTTTTAGCGTCCGAGTAGTGCATTAGGCGGCGGGATATGGTATAATGATAGCAACACATTATACCTGTTTATTCGGCTGTCGGAAAGGAGGACTAATGTTACAGTCGAATAAAATCACCGCCCTTTACTGCCGTTTAAGTCAAGAGGATATGCAAGCCGGAGAAAGCGGAAGCATACAGCACCAAAAAATGATACTTCAACGCTATGCGGACGAACACCATTTTTTGAACACAAAGTTTTTTGTGGACGACGGATTTTCCGGCGTGAGTTTTGAGCGCGAGGGGCTGCAAGCGATGTTGCAGGAAGTGGAAGCCGGACGAGTGGCGACGGTCATTACCAAAGACCTTTCCCGTCTTGGCAGAAACTATCTGAAAACGGGCGAACTCATAGAGATTGTATTTCCCGAAAACGGAGTACGCTATATCGCGATCAACGACGGAGTTGACACAGCGCGGGAGGATAACGAGTTTACCCCCTTGCGGAACTGGTTTAACGAGTTTTACGCCCGCGACACAAGCAAGAAAATCCGCGCAGTTAAACAGGCACAGGCGCAAAAAGGCGAGCGCGTCAACGGGGAATATCCATACGGCTATATCCCAGACCCGAACAACCGCCACCACCTTATACCCGACCCGGAAACCGCGCCGATTGTCAAACAGGTTTTCGCTATGTTTGTTAGCGGCGTGCGTATGTGCGAAATCCAAAAATGGCTTGCGGAAAACAAAGTCTTGACGATTGGAGCGTTGCGCTATCAGCGTACAGGACAGGCGCGGTATCAGCGGGCAATGATCGCCCCCTATACTTGGCCGGACAAAACGCTCTATGACATATTAGCAAGGCAGGAATATTTAGGGCATACCATAACCGCGAAAACTCACAAGGTATCCTACAAGTCGAAAAAGACCCGGAAGAACGAAGAAGAACAACGCTATTTCTTCCCAAACACCCATGAGCCGCTTGTTGACGAGGAAACCTTTGAACTTGCGCAAAAGCGGATTGCTACCCGCCACCGCCCGACAAAAGCAGCGGAGATTGATATTTTTTCCGGCTTGCTGTTTTGCGCTGGTTGCAGACATAAGATGTATTACCAACAGGGCGTAAATATCGAGCCGCGCAAGTTTTCCTATTCTTGCGGCGCATGGCGCAACAGGGCAAGGACAGGCAGCGAGTGTACCTCTCATTATATCCGCAAAAACGTACTTCTTGATTTAGTGCTGGAAGATATGCGGCGGGTTTTGCGGTATGTTAAGGAACACGAACAGGACTTTATCTGTAAAGCTACCGAGTACGGCGACATGGAAGCGAGAAAGGCATTAGCGCAGCAGCAAAAGGAACTTTTCAAAGCACAGGCGCGTATGACCGAACTTGACACGCTTTTCCGCAAGCTGTATGAGGACAACGCATTAGGCAGACTGACAGATGAACGGTTTGTGTTTCTAACTTCCGGCTATGAGGACGAAAAGAAATCCCTTGCCGCAAGGATAGACGAGTTACAACAGCAGATCGCAACCGTTACCGAGCGAAAAAGGGATATATCAAGGTTTATTCAGATTGTCGGGAAATACAGCGACATACAGGAATTGACCTATGAAAACGTCCATGAGTTTATCGACCGTATTTTGATACATGAATTAGACCGGGAAACCAACACCCGGAAAATCGAAATCCATTATAGCTTTGTCGGACAGGTTGATACCGAGCAGGAGCCGACGCAAGTTGTCAACCATGACCGCCGCAACATGGTAGATGTAAAAAGTATCGCTATCTAACCCCAGCAAACGTCGTACCCGAAATGCCGTCATCAATATAAAAGCGATAGCTTTTGTAGCCGTGGTCAAGTGCGTAGCGTTGAAGGATCTTTTTCTGGTTGATGATACTGTTGCTGTCGCCCTGCAATTCATCGTCACGCGACAATCGGCAGTACAAAGCGGTAACAGCTTCGACGCTCATAGCGCTGTAAGGGGATTGAAGCGCGGCAGCGGTGTTTGACTGATGATACATAGTAACCTCCCATCCGGCAGTCAAACACGGTTTTGAAGTCACCTTCATTATACCGCGTCTTTTTGTCCCTGTCTGCCTGTTTGGGAGAATTAAGTTGTCGCTTCTTTCTGAACGTCCGCTTTCATCAGACGTTCCAGCTTCACGGCAATACTCTCGTCGCTCTTTTCTCGAAAGAAGGAATTGACGATAAAGGTTGTGTTGCCGATCTGTTTTTCGCTCCGCCTCGGCGGGGCGTATTTCTTTTCAGATGAAACGGTTGTTTGCATAGTTAGCCCCTTTCTAATCGTCTGAAAACAAATCATTTTTTTGATAGCTTACAAAGAACAGCAGAAACGGACGGCTGAATGGTCTATCAGCTCCACGGGAATCCCACCCCCGCGCGGTTCTCGCGCGGCCCTGCTCATTGCCTGCGACGCCTCACCGCCTGAATACGGCTGCACGCCCGGACTATGACTGCAAGGGAGTATCGCCCCGCCTGTGCATCGTGGCCCGCGGGCTGCCTTGCCCGCTTTGCGGCCCGGTGGATGTCGCTCACTCCGTGGGAGGTCATGGCGCGCCGGCCGTATGGCTCCGCACAGACGGGAATGTATCCGTCTGCTCTATGCTGCGCCGGGATTTGCCGGGCTTTCTTTGTCAAGGAGCAAAGGACTCAGCCGCGCGGAAAGGGGTACGCACGGTTAAGGCCCGCCTGGGTTCAGTTCAGGTCGAAACTCAGGATGGCGACGATCAGCTTCGTCTCGATCCGGCGGCGGATCTCCTCGTCCACAGCAAGGCAGGGGTTTCCGTTCTGGTCATACCCTCTGCGCATGGACAGTGCCGCTATGTAGCCGGAATAGTGGTCCAGCACACGGTTTACGGCTTCCGGGTCGCCCCGCACGGCGGCGGCGATCACCGGGTAAGGGATCAGGCTGCTTCGCGCGGTTCTGCGCTTACTCATTCGCGTCACCTCCCATCAGCTTTCTCAGCAGCTCGTAGGCCTGCTGCCTGCGGTTGTTGACCGTTTTCCGGGACAGGCTCAGCCTCTCGCCGATCTCCCGGTCTGCCAGCTCCAGGAACCAGTACATCAGGAGGATGTCCCGGAACCTTTTGGGGAGCGTGGTCAGGGCGTCGGCCAGCCGGTCATCCTTAATGAGGATCACATCGCCGTCCACGGGGAAGGATGTGTATTCCCACGGATAGAGGTCGTAGGTCGCAAGCGCCTCGCTGCTCTCCTCTGGCAGATCGTTCAGGGACACGAAGCGGTCCTGCTGAACGCGGATCTGGCGGAAAGCATTGGCAGACTCGTTTCGGATGGTCCTTTTGCAGAACGCATCGAAGGTGTGCTGCTTGTGCCGGTAATGGTGTTCAAGGTCCATTTTCTCACCTCCCTTCGCGCCGGAAGGCAGGTCGTGGTTTCCCCTTTCACCCCTTACTGGTTTTCCAAATGAGCCTTTTGGCCATTTTTTCGGAAATTTCTCAAAAATATTTTTTTCGCGTCTCATGCTGCGCTCCTTTCGTCCTGTTCGGGTGGATGTTCCTTCCAGAACGAAGGGCGGCGGGGAGCGGCAGCCCACGGCGAAAAAGTGCCGGGAACGACAAAAAGCGCCCATACAGGCATAAAAGCCTGCATGGGCGCTTCGGTGCGGTTCAGTATGGAAATTATCGGCGGCTGTCGGAGGGCATAGGTATCCTGCGGTGTCCGGGTATCGCCCGGTTATGCTCCCGGCGCGGCTCGTCGCCGCAGCATTAGCGGCACCTCCTGTGCTCTCCTGTCATACGCATAGGTCCCTTTCATCTGAAAAATGTTGGGACAGCAAAAACAACGGCCGCCCCGTACAGAGCAGCCGCCGTTTTCCCTATACCATACGCTGCTTTTCAGTACCGCAAGGATGGGTGTCCTATTATCGTCGTATTCTGATTTCTTTTAGGGCATTTCAGGATCATCCACAAGAGACACGCTAAACTCCTGTGCGGTTGCGCCCTCCGGCAGCAGCTTCGCCATGACCACCAGCCGTTGGTTGCCGGTATTGGCCTTGTCATACTTCCGGCAGCAGGTGGAAAGGGTCAGGACGGTATCTTCCTCGGAGAAGGTCACACCGTCAAAATCCAGCCAGTTTTTCCGCGCAACCGTCTCAAAGAAGCTGGTTAGGTCATCTCCCGTGGGATTAGGCGCAATATAGTCAAAGCCAATATCCGTGACGAATAGAGCGGTGATCTGGAAAATCATGTCCTCGCCATCCACAGAGAGATAGATATACGGATGCTCCTTTACAAAGTCTGCGTCCATATAACGGTAGAGTTTTGTGAACCGCACACCGTCCGGGTCGCAGTTGCTGGCGGAGTGGCCGAAAACCGTGGTATTTTTGTCCAGCTTATCCCTGCCGCCGATTTCGTTTTCACAATGGGCATAATAGCAGCCCCACATGGCGTACTCGCCGTTTTCATCCAGCTTCAGGTAATAGCCGTTGTCCTCCGCCTGCATCACGGGATCGTCTACCTCCGCACCGGGAATATACAGCCACGCCACGGTGTCGGGATTCTTCGCTCTGGCTTCCGCCAACTCTGCTTGCCTGTCCACCGAGGGGATAACTTCGCCTGCGGGAGTCGCTGATGGCTGAGGCGCAGATGTGCCGGAAGGCGTTCTGCCGGGAATATCGATAGGCCCCGTCTCTTTCAGATAGCAGCCCATGACTGCCGTGGTCATAGCAAAGAGAAGGACGGCCATGCAGATGATCGGACGAATGATTCTTGTGATTCTTTTCATAATGCTGTCTCCTTGCCGCGCTGGGATAGCGGCGCAGCTCAAAATGTCATTGATTTGTTTCTTGTAGCGAAAAGAGAACAGCGCAGCTTCAGGGCGAGATGCCCGTCCGCTGCGCTGTCCGATGTTCGCTTATGGGGTCATGCCAGCGGCTTTGATGTTTAGCCGTATGTCAGCCGTTCACTTCTTGCAGCGCCAGAGGAAGGTCACGATCTGTGCTCTGGTGCAATCCGCGTCGGGGCTGAATGTGGTGTTGGTGGTTCCCTTGGTGATATCCTCCTTGACCGCCCACAGTACAGCGCCTGCATAATAGGCGGTGGACTTCACATCGGCAAAGGGATTGGCTGTACCCACTGCCGGGGACTTCTCAGAACGCCACAGGAAAGTGACGATCTGGGCACGGGAGCAGGTCATGTTGGGGCTGAACGTGGTGTCGCTGGTGCCCTTGGTGATGCCGTTTTCTACCGCCCACAGCACAGCGTCGTAATAGTAGCTGCCCGCGGGGACGTCGATGAAGGGCATGGCGCGGGTTTCGGGTTCGGGACTGCCAGCGGCACGCCACAGGAAGGTCACGGCCTGCGCACGGGTACAGATGCCATCCGGGGAGAAATGGGTATCATCGGTGCCCTTGGTAATGCCGTTTTCCACTGCCCAATCCACAGCGTCCTCATAATAGCTGCCGGTAGCTACATCCACAAACACGCCGGTCTGGGGGTTGCCGTTGGCTTTCATAAAGATGACCTCGATGGTATGGGTTCTACGGACATTCTCAAAGGTGTAGGACTTCACCGCGCCGATGCTCTTGCCGTCGATCTTGACGTTGGCGACAGCATAGCCCTTATCCGGGGTGATGGTGAAGGTCTGATCTCTGCCCTCGCGGACACTGACATTGCCGGAGGGGGAGATAGAGCCGCCAGTTCCGGCAGTTGCCTTGATGGTGTAGTAGCTGTAGCCGCTGCCGCCACCGCTGCCGGTATACGTCCAGTGGGCGTAGACGGTGGTATTTGCAGAGAATACGGTATCCGTCGTGATTTTTGTGCCTCCGCTCTTTTCGGTGTACCAGCCGTCGAAGCTGTAACTGCCGCTTCGGGAGGCGCTGGGCAGAGAGGGCAACTTCTGATTGGTGGTGGTCATGCTGCCGACAGAGGGCGCACCGCCGTTTCCGTCAAAGGTGACGATGAACTCGGTGGGCACAGGAGGTGCGTCCTCCTCGAAGATTGCCTTGACCTCCACATCGCTGTCCGGCATGGTGAACTTGTTGTTGGTGATTACAAGCCCTGCCGGAGATTCGACCTGCCACTCCTTGAAGTGGTAGCCCTTGTTGGGCGTAGCGGTCAGGGCGATCTCCGTGCCGACAACAGCCTTTGCATGAGAGGCGGAAGCTGTGCCGTTTCCGTCCGTTTTCACGGTGATGGTGAACTCGGTGGGAGCAGGAGGTGCATCTTTCTCGAAGATGGCCTTGACCTCCACGTTGTCGTTCGGCATGGTGAACTTATTGTCCTTGATGGTCACGCCGCCGCTGATGATCTGCCACTCCTTGAGGTGGTAGCCGGTGTTTGGCGTGGCGGTCAGGGTGATTGTCGTACCGGCCGCAGCGGTGGAAGGAGCTGCGGTGCCGGTGCCGTTTCCGTCATTGCTGACGGTGACGGTGTAGGTGGTGGGGGTAATAACGCTGTTCTTCCACAGTGCTTTGAGCTCAATATCCCTGTTCACGGTGTAGGAATCTCCCACCTTGTACTCCGTGCCGCCGATCTCCCAAGCCTTGAACTCCTGATCGGCGGGAGCAGTGAAGCCGCAGGCGGGCAGGATGTAATTTGTCCCTGCCTTGACGGTAACAGGCTCCATGCTGCCGCTGCCGCCACCTGCGTTGAAGGTGATTGTGCAATCCGCAAGCGGCGTACCCTCACCCACAGTGACCTCCGCATCGGAGCTGGCAAAGTGGTTGCGATCCTCCGCATAGCGGACGAAGTAATGACCAGCGGACAGGTTCTCAATCTCTGCGCCGCTGCACGGCGTATAGCTGCCTTCGGCTTCCATACGGTATTCCATCTTGTCAGTCACGCCGGTGATTTTGCCGTCGTTGCCACCCTCCTCGGTAGGCGCAAGGCTGTTCAATCCGTTAGGTGCTTCCTGTGTGGCTTTGCCGATGCTCCACGTCGCTGTTACGGCGTCGGTGCTGCTGTCCGCCCATTTTCCCGTTTTGGATGTGACGCTAACGGTGTAGTCGCCCGCATCCGTGGCGGTATTGCCGGAGATGTCCATAGTGGCTGGATCATAGCCGCTCACGGTTGCTGTATGCTCGGAGCCATTGTAGGTGTAGGTTCCGGTGACGCTGATGCTGGGCTTGGCGGGATCGGTAGGCGCAGGTGGTGCATCCTCCTCGAAGATTGCCTTGACCTCTACATTGCTGTCCGGCATGGTGAACTTGTTGTTGGTGATTACAAGTCCTGTCGGAGATTCGACCTGCCACTCCTTGAGGTGATAGCCCTTGTCGGGCGTAGCGGTCAGGGTGATTTCCGTGCCGGCCGCAGCCTTTGCAGGAGATGCAAAAGCCGTTCCGTTGCCCGCTGTGGTCACAGTGAC comes from Christensenellaceae bacterium and encodes:
- the rlmN_2 gene encoding putative dual-specificity RNA methyltransferase RlmN; the encoded protein is MKRLPKYTPAEVRNDPYGFTYKEMSEVIGENEAKALYEELYKQLPRKKNLSMLVKNICKSSDTEKYVYELKDNKYIETVFIKRRDGGTVCVSTQVGCPVGCIFCESGRNGFVRNLTSSEIVQQIILLRRKVNRIVFMGMGEPLFNYDNLIKAIHILRDRYGLNFPTDGITISTVGPVDQLKKLREEHLKIQLTISLHAATQSARNRIIPHMRIYAIEDVVKQALSYSERHNRKIVFAYLLLPGINDRPSDVRQLAKWFRGKKVMINVLQYNPTSNSRIKAPQKREIVAFKHQLEQAGLEVTMRVSHGREINAACGQLANTYNKFKKK
- a CDS encoding IS110 family transposase ISDha12, with the protein product MNPLFVGIDVSSRNNVAYLMKPDGSKHSSFSVQNNLGGAKLLSERIVSALEAMQLSDVVIGLEATSIYGNSLVYALREDGSLGRFQRKIHVLNPKQVRKFKEAYPDLPKNDFVDAFVIADHLRFGRIAKEVYMDDYRYQALKTLTRARFDVIQNLTREKQRFANYLFLKCSGMAQDKDIQNTSATTIALMERFETVDDLANADLDELTAFLDEKGRNFADPAAKAKAIRAAARDSYRLPVTVNNSVNQAMAVSIASMRALEKQVKVLDKAIEQQFEIIPNTLTSIPGIGKVYSAGIIAEIGDIRRFNSQASVAKFAGLVWHKNQSGEFEAEHSQMIKSGNRYLRYYLLEAANSVRRCDSEFRRYYDLKFKEVNKYQHKRALALTARKLVRLVFRLLKDNRLYIPPEG
- a CDS encoding DNA-binding protein, which encodes MELSSSDKERIQHQYDALAKKTLVGEAKSHRRTLAKRAAREVTFSDLSESELAQLFTTDEYESDYFRFQVSGFDVLVKNELLAEALNALPERKRDIILLSYFLDMSDAEIGELLNVVRTTVFRHRKSALAKIKQYLEGKADDEYR
- the tndX gene encoding recombinase, with amino-acid sequence MLQSNKITALYCRLSQEDMQAGESGSIQHQKMILQRYADEHHFLNTKFFVDDGFSGVSFEREGLQAMLQEVEAGRVATVITKDLSRLGRNYLKTGELIEIVFPENGVRYIAINDGVDTAREDNEFTPLRNWFNEFYARDTSKKIRAVKQAQAQKGERVNGEYPYGYIPDPNNRHHLIPDPETAPIVKQVFAMFVSGVRMCEIQKWLAENKVLTIGALRYQRTGQARYQRAMIAPYTWPDKTLYDILARQEYLGHTITAKTHKVSYKSKKTRKNEEEQRYFFPNTHEPLVDEETFELAQKRIATRHRPTKAAEIDIFSGLLFCAGCRHKMYYQQGVNIEPRKFSYSCGAWRNRARTGSECTSHYIRKNVLLDLVLEDMRRVLRYVKEHEQDFICKATEYGDMEARKALAQQQKELFKAQARMTELDTLFRKLYEDNALGRLTDERFVFLTSGYEDEKKSLAARIDELQQQIATVTERKRDISRFIQIVGKYSDIQELTYENVHEFIDRILIHELDRETNTRKIEIHYSFVGQVDTEQEPTQVVNHDRRNMVDVKSIAI
- a CDS encoding transcriptional regulator, yielding MSKRRTARSSLIPYPVIAAAVRGDPEAVNRVLDHYSGYIAALSMRRGYDQNGNPCLAVDEEIRRRIETKLIVAILSFDLN
- the rpoE gene encoding DNA-directed RNA polymerase sigma-70 factor, encoding MDLEHHYRHKQHTFDAFCKRTIRNESANAFRQIRVQQDRFVSLNDLPEESSEALATYDLYPWEYTSFPVDGDVILIKDDRLADALTTLPKRFRDILLMYWFLELADREIGERLSLSRKTVNNRRQQAYELLRKLMGGDANE